One window of the Capnocytophaga haemolytica genome contains the following:
- a CDS encoding MATE family efflux transporter produces MILERLKSYISEFRYNFKIAYPVILGMLGHTLVGFVDNAMVGKVGISELGAAALGNSAVFIPMSFALGFSIVITSLVAMSDEAGDRKATKSILKHGLVLNVGLSLVLVLLILLFAEPLMRVTGQKEHIIRLAVPYTYVVAFSLIPLGFFAALKQFADGLSLTKYAMYITLIANLVNVFLNWLFIYGNWGCPKLGVVGAGIGTLVSRIVMPIMIWVVLKRLPRTREYVVNFNWCSFQKATFRKISALGTPSALQMVFETGVFTAAIWISGMLGENQLSANQIALNLASMTFMVANGLGITAMIRVGNQLGAKNYVNLRKVAFSVFFLVACTQLFFAILLATFRFWLPTLYLEMDNPAKAVQNGLVIAESAQLLLIAALFQISDGFQVTALGALRGLQDAKVPMYITFVAYWLISFPILYVLGLYTSLGTMGIWIGLLLGLTVAAVWLLLRFHKMSKRLVMEELAKG; encoded by the coding sequence GTGATTTTAGAGCGATTAAAGAGCTATATAAGCGAGTTCAGATACAATTTCAAGATTGCGTATCCCGTGATTTTGGGGATGCTGGGGCATACTTTGGTTGGTTTTGTAGACAATGCGATGGTAGGGAAGGTAGGCATCAGCGAATTGGGTGCGGCAGCGCTGGGCAATTCGGCGGTATTTATCCCGATGTCGTTTGCGTTGGGGTTTTCGATAGTGATTACTTCATTAGTAGCGATGTCGGATGAAGCAGGTGATAGGAAGGCTACCAAGTCGATCTTAAAGCACGGGCTGGTGCTCAATGTGGGGCTGAGCCTTGTGTTGGTACTCCTCATTCTGCTTTTTGCGGAGCCATTGATGCGCGTCACAGGGCAGAAGGAGCATATCATTCGCTTAGCGGTTCCTTATACTTATGTAGTGGCATTTTCACTGATCCCTTTGGGATTTTTTGCTGCTTTGAAGCAGTTTGCTGATGGGCTCTCGCTGACGAAATACGCAATGTACATCACCTTGATAGCCAACTTGGTGAATGTGTTCTTGAATTGGCTTTTTATCTACGGTAACTGGGGTTGCCCGAAGCTGGGTGTTGTGGGGGCTGGTATTGGCACATTGGTGTCGCGCATTGTGATGCCGATTATGATTTGGGTGGTACTCAAGCGTTTGCCTCGTACGCGTGAATATGTGGTGAACTTCAATTGGTGTTCATTTCAAAAGGCTACTTTTAGGAAGATCAGTGCCTTGGGGACGCCTTCGGCTTTGCAGATGGTTTTTGAGACGGGGGTATTCACTGCCGCTATATGGATTAGTGGGATGCTTGGTGAGAACCAGCTTTCGGCGAACCAAATCGCACTGAACTTAGCGAGTATGACCTTTATGGTGGCTAACGGGCTGGGTATTACTGCGATGATACGTGTGGGCAACCAGTTGGGCGCTAAGAACTACGTAAACCTGCGGAAGGTGGCTTTCTCGGTATTCTTTTTAGTAGCGTGTACACAATTGTTTTTTGCGATACTGCTGGCTACCTTCCGTTTTTGGTTGCCTACCCTTTACTTGGAGATGGACAATCCTGCGAAAGCGGTGCAAAATGGCTTGGTGATTGCTGAATCGGCACAGTTATTGCTCATCGCGGCTCTTTTTCAGATTTCAGATGGGTTTCAGGTGACAGCGCTTGGGGCTTTGCGGGGCTTGCAGGACGCTAAGGTGCCGATGTACATCACTTTTGTGGCATATTGGTTGATATCCTTCCCAATATTGTATGTTTTGGGCTTATACACTTCATTGGGTACGATGGGTATTTGGATTGGGCTGCTCTTGGGGCTTACGGTGGCGGCGGTTTGGCTGTTGCTGCGCTTTCACAAGATGAGCAAGCGACTGGTAATGGAAGAGTTGGCGAAAGGTTAA